The sequence below is a genomic window from Aureispira sp. CCB-E.
ATTTGAGTACTAAGAGTACCTCTTTCTAATATTGTATTTGAATTCATGTATTTTGTTTTTGAAATTTCAGTAATTATTGAAACTTTTGTAAGCTTATGGTCGTTATCATAATATAGCATATAGATGCTTCATACAATAAGCTGCTAATTCTATCTGTTTTTTACTTGGTATTTTTTGTTTTTTATAAAAGAATATCAAGCATTATCTACTAATACTCTAAAGTTAATAATTTTTAATAGACTATAGTAATGAAAATAACGAACATCCACAAAAGAGTAATTCCTCAATCACAAGAAGAACTAGGTGCGTTATTGTTGACTTTGGCAACAAAGGAGGATAAAATTTGGCCCACCCAGCATTGGCCTAGTATGAAATTAGATAGAGGACTTGAACAAGGATCTAAAGGTGGACATGGTCCGATTGGTTATGTCGTGCAAAAATACATCCCTAACCAATTGATTCAGTTTCAATTTTTAAATCCTAAAAATTTTGTAGGCATACACAAATTTGAAATAAAGGCATTAACAGTAGATCAAAGTCAAATCATACACACCATAGACATGGAGGCAAAAGGTACTGGGATGTTTACTTGGTTGGTAGGAATACGTTGGCTGCACGATGCTTTAATCGAAGATGCTTTTGATCAAATTGAAAACCAGTTTTCAACCCAACAAAAGAAAACAAAATGGAATTGGTGGGTGAAAACACTTCGGTTTTTTCTAAAGTAAACTATTGTTACAAGGATAAAATAATAAAACAATGAATCAACCAACCAAACAAACGTACCAAAACGATTTAATTATTCAGAGTGTTTTTTATTTGCCGATGATGGCACTATACCCCATTGGTTTTGTAGAAATAGAAGTATTTATTATAGGCGCACTACTTCAATTTTTTGTCGGAGTCACTCAAGTCTTAAGTGGGGCATTTCACAGCATACGTTATAGAGACGATACCCACAAGCGTTACTTTTTACTGGCAGTAGGGTACTTGCTGTTTTTATTTATAGGAGGTACTTTGTTAGAGTACTTGGATGTTTATTTAGGTATTTTAGATAAGGTCTTCATTATTTTATTTCTTTTTATTATTCCAGTAGGTATTGCTACTTGGTATTATCGTTTGACATGGTTGGCTTATAAGAATGCCGATGTGTTCATGGATGGAAGCAGACAAAACGGGGCTTTTCGGGAGGATGTGTTAGATGATGTTATGTTATAAGTTTGATGAAGTATAATAGATTTTTACTTATGGAAACGCTATTAGTTTGGGGAATTAGTATTCTAGTAATTTTTTTTTATGGTAAAATAATCTATTCTTTTTACCAAAATGATAAGATGAAAGAAAGTAATCTTACGATTTGTCTAGGTTATATTTTTATTGCGATCATACTATTTATATTCCCTTGTTTATCTTTTTTAGGAAGAATAGGAGAATGTTTAGCAACAAGCAAATATTATGTTGGTATTATATTGTAGTAGTTCGTTGATTTTTTACTTTTTTACCAAAAAGATAAAAAATCACTATTTATAATAGTTTGATAATTAAAATTTTAACACAAAATGTAGTAAATTTATAACTTGTTAATTATCAAACTAATAAAGTTTTTCAACGAACTATTGATATTGGGAAATGCGATGATAAACAGTTCTTATATATTGACTGTGTGGAGCGTCCTACTTGCATTTAGTTTAGCTTTTTTGTTTTTAGTGATGGTTGTCGTGGTACTTTTAGGCGATTTTGTAAAACGCCGTTGAGATGCACCTTTCTTTGATGAAATTTTTATGGATTATTATTTTTATCTACGGTATTGGTCTCTATTAATAGACAAAAAGTAACCAATAAATTGTAAGACAGTAGATCCTTTTTTTTAATATAAAACTCTTTAAGCTAGACAGTTTAAAGAGTTTTGTTATATTAGAGAACTACCAAACATGAAATCATACTTTATGACGCGATACGATATTATACTCTACGGTGCGACGGGATTTACAGGGCAACGAGCTGCTGCTTATTTGCAAGAACACGCACCTATGTCCGTTCGTTGGGCAATAGCAGGAAGGAATGAAAAGAAATTATTAAACCTGAAAAGAGAACTTAATTTAAATGTTGATGCCTTGGTAGCCGATGCGACAAATGAAGAGGACATAGACATTCTGGTTCAGCAAACCCAAGTGCTGATGACCACAGTAGGTCCTTATGCGTTGTATGGAAGTGAACTGGTACGGCATTGTGCTAAATATGGCGTTCATTATGTAGATATTACGGGAGAATCTCCTTGGGTACGAGATATGTTAGAAGAGTATGGAGAAATTGCCCAGGCAACCAAAGCCAAGATTATCCCATTTTGTGGATTTGATAGCATTCCTGCTGATTTAGGTGTTTGGTTTTTGCAAAAATATATGCGTGAGACTTGGCAATCCGAATTGGTAGAAGCCAAAGCGTATTATACTTTGGCGGGTGGAGGCTTAAATGGAGGGACATTATTATCTGCTTTAAATATGCTTGAAAAAGGAGAAGAGAAGCGTTTGGCAAATCCCAAGTTATTAACCAAAGATTTAAAACATCGCCATTTCATTCCTAAAATAAGAAACAGAAAGAAAAATCACTATGCCAAGGAAATTGATAAGTGGGTATACCCATTTTTTATGGCAGAAATCAATACCAAAGTTGTTTATCGTAGCATCGCTTTAGCTGCTGAATACAACCTACCACATCCCAATCAATTTATTTATCAAGAATACCATGCGATTGGCAAACGGATACCTGCTTTGATGGGAACCGTTGGAATGGCTTCTTTTGGCATTTTGGGACAATTTAAACCTTTCCGATCATTGGTCAAAAAACTAGGTCCTAGTTCTGGGGAAGGTCCCAAGGAAACAGATATAGAAGAAGGTTTTTTTAAATTGCGTATTGTTGGAGAGGACAATCAAGGTCATCGTGCGATGATGACTCTGAAATACAATGGTGACGCAGGGAATAAGGCTACGATTTGTTTTTTGTGTGAATCGGCTCTAGCCTTGTCCTTAGATATAGAGCGATTGCCTAATTATAGTGGCTTTTTAACCCCAACCATAGCATTTGATAGTATTTTGCTAGAGCGGTTGATTGCTGCTGGATTGGAAATTAGCTGTGAGACAATTTAAGAAGTGCAATGAGGGTGAAAAATTTATTACAATCTTTAGGTCCAGGCTTGCTATTTGCAGGCGCAGCGGTTGGCGTTTCTCATTTGGTGTATTCTACTAGGGCAGGAGCTAACTATGGCTTTGGATTGATTTGGCTAGTTTTGGTTGCCAATTTATTTAAATATCCTTTTTTTGAGTTTGGACCAAGGTATGCGACTGCTACGGGAGAGAGTTTGTTAAAAGGTTACCAGCGATTAGGAAATTGGGTTTTGGTAATTTTTGTATTAATTACTTTAGGGACAATGTTTACCGTTCAGGCTGCGGTAACTATTGTAACTGCAAGTCTAGCTGCACACTTGTTTGGAGGAGGAAGTTTAATGTTATGGGTAGGAGGCTTGTTGCTGATTTGCTCGACCTTATTACTAATAGGGCGGTATAATTTGTTGGATAACTTGATGAAAATAATTATTACAACCCTCACACTACTTACCCTAATAACCGTATTTATTGCCTTTTATAACAGGCAACATCCGATTGACTGGACGCAACAATTTCCAATAGAAGGAATAGGCTTGACGTTTGTAATTGCGTTTATGGGATGGATGCCGGCCCCAATGGATTTGTCTGTGTGGCACTCTTTATGGGCATTAGAAAAGCGAAAAAGTGCCAGCAACGGTTTTGACTTAAAAAAATCCCTTTTTGATTTTAATGTAGGTTATATAGGCACAACTGTCCTAGCATTTTTCTTTGTGGCATTAGGTGCTTTGGTGATGTATCGATCAGGAACAGAATTTTCTCCTAAGGGCGCTGTTTTTGCCAAACAACTCATTGATTTATACGTAACAACTTTAGGAAGTGGGGTTGGACTTTTTATAGGAATAGCAGCTTTTATTACCATGTTTAGTACAACGATTACTTGTTTAGATGCTTTGCCACGATCAATGGCAAGAGCACATAGTCTCTTAGCCAATACAACCTCAACATTGAAAATAGAAAAAGCAACTGCTGCATCTTCAATAGAGGTGATCGACACAATCCTAGATAATGAAACAGGAAGCTCAGAAGCCACTCCAACACAAAATATATTGGAGACTCCTAGGAGATATTATCTAGGTTGGCTCTTGGTGTTGGTTCTAGGGTCTTTGGTTATTTTGAATGTATTTTTGACCAATATGGCAGCTTTTTTAATGGTTGCGACTACCTTATCTTTTTTGACAGCCCCCTTTTTTGCTATTGTCAACTACCTACTAGTATTTCGTTATCTACCTAAAACAGAGCAACCTTCTATAGGCATAAAAGTATTGAGTTGGTTAGGAATTGCGTATTTATTCGTATTTTGTGCTATCTATATTTGGAGTTTGTTGTAAAACTTCAGAAATAACTTCATTGAAGCTGTGTTGTCCATGAAACGATTTGTTTATATATTGATATTTTTGTTGGGAATAATTGATTTGTATGGTCAGTCTCGAACAGACCTCGAAAAGAAACGCCAATCTGTTAATCAACAAATTGATAAAACAAATCGCCTGTTAAATCAAACTGCTAACAACAAAAAAGCA
It includes:
- a CDS encoding saccharopine dehydrogenase NADP-binding domain-containing protein; translation: MKSYFMTRYDIILYGATGFTGQRAAAYLQEHAPMSVRWAIAGRNEKKLLNLKRELNLNVDALVADATNEEDIDILVQQTQVLMTTVGPYALYGSELVRHCAKYGVHYVDITGESPWVRDMLEEYGEIAQATKAKIIPFCGFDSIPADLGVWFLQKYMRETWQSELVEAKAYYTLAGGGLNGGTLLSALNMLEKGEEKRLANPKLLTKDLKHRHFIPKIRNRKKNHYAKEIDKWVYPFFMAEINTKVVYRSIALAAEYNLPHPNQFIYQEYHAIGKRIPALMGTVGMASFGILGQFKPFRSLVKKLGPSSGEGPKETDIEEGFFKLRIVGEDNQGHRAMMTLKYNGDAGNKATICFLCESALALSLDIERLPNYSGFLTPTIAFDSILLERLIAAGLEISCETI
- a CDS encoding Nramp family divalent metal transporter is translated as MRVKNLLQSLGPGLLFAGAAVGVSHLVYSTRAGANYGFGLIWLVLVANLFKYPFFEFGPRYATATGESLLKGYQRLGNWVLVIFVLITLGTMFTVQAAVTIVTASLAAHLFGGGSLMLWVGGLLLICSTLLLIGRYNLLDNLMKIIITTLTLLTLITVFIAFYNRQHPIDWTQQFPIEGIGLTFVIAFMGWMPAPMDLSVWHSLWALEKRKSASNGFDLKKSLFDFNVGYIGTTVLAFFFVALGALVMYRSGTEFSPKGAVFAKQLIDLYVTTLGSGVGLFIGIAAFITMFSTTITCLDALPRSMARAHSLLANTTSTLKIEKATAASSIEVIDTILDNETGSSEATPTQNILETPRRYYLGWLLVLVLGSLVILNVFLTNMAAFLMVATTLSFLTAPFFAIVNYLLVFRYLPKTEQPSIGIKVLSWLGIAYLFVFCAIYIWSLL